CATGTCCGAGCCGCATCCATCAGTGTAGGAGCTGCCGCAGGCTGCGATGGGTGTTAACGAGAACGCGGGGTTTCTGGATGCCCGCGTTGTCTGGGCGTTCTTCGCGAGCAGGCTCGCTCCTACAGGGTCAGGAAGCGTCGTTGGTCAGGAAGCGTCGCGCCGCTTCGAGGATTTCGTCCGACAGGGCCTCGCCCCGGGTGGCACGGGCCAGCGTCAGCGCGCCGACCATCAGCGAATACTGCACGAGTGCCTGTTGGCGCTGTTCCTCGGGATCGTCCGAATCCATCAACTGGCCGAATGCATCGAGCAGTCGGTTCAGCCCCGCCATGAACGGCTCGCGCAAGCCGCTGTCGGCGCTCTCGTGGCACATGTCACCGGCGAAAGCCACCACCGGGCAGCTTTCACCGGGATTGTCACGGCTATGGGCCGAAAGGTACGGCTCGATCAACGCCTGACGCGCAGAGGCTTTGTCCTGGCCGGTATCGCCCCGTAGCTTCCAGCGCTCACCCACTTGCTTGAACGCCCGCTCGCTGGCCTCTTTGGCCAAGGCTTCCTTGGACTCGAAGTGGCCATAGAAACCGCCATGGGTCAGGCCGGCCGCCGCCATCACATCGACGACGCTGATTCCGTGCAGCCCGCGTTCGCGGAACAGGCGGGTGGCGGCGTCGACAATGATTTCGCGGTTGAGATCGGCTTGCTTGCGGGAAACTCGAGGCATGGGTGGCTCACAGGTATTTGAATGGAACGTCAGAGGGCGTACTGGGCGATGCCGTTGCCGAACGACCAGTTTTCCTTCTTCACTTCCACCAGATTAATGAAAACATCCTCCAGACGCACGGCCAGTTCCTTGTTCAGGCTTTCGGCGATGGTCTTGTAGAGCAGTTTTTTCTTCTCGACAGTACGCCCCTCGCTCATCGTGATCTGGATGATGACCAGCTTGTCGGTGCGGGAAATGCCGAGGTAGGTCGGATCGAAGATGAAGTGATGCTCGTCGTGTTCGGCGAGGATCTGGAAGTTATCGTCCTTGGGCACGTCAATGGCGCTGTGCATGGCGGCGTAGACCAGTTCGCCGATGCGCTTGGCGTAGGTAGGGTCCTGTTGCTTTTTGATCTCGATGCGAACCAGTGGCATGACGTGACTCCGGATTGAGGGCAGGTGCATTAAAAATACATGATGAATAACCTTTATCAAGTGCGGACTGACGTTTACCGATGAACGACGCGAACCCCTGTAGGAGCGAGCCTGCTCGCGATGGACGCCAACGATTACGCGGGAAGCCTGACACCCCGCGGCGCTCTCGGGTTTCTCGCGAGCATGCTCGCTCATACAGAAAGGGGGGGCGGTGCAACCTGGTACAACCGTTCCTCATCTAAGTCTTTGCTTCTGTTCATTAATCTTGGACAATCGCGCCCCTGTTTCGGCCGGGCGCTGCCTGTCGGGTACTCCGACGCGTTCTGGCCGGGTGGCAAGTGACCGGAATGTGGAGATCCCACCGGATGAATGATCAGGCCAATAGCGTTAACGAACGCTTTGTATCGGCGACACCAGCAACGCTTTCGAGCTGGAATCGTCATGACACCACCTGGATGCTGGGCCTGTTTGGCACGGCGATTGGTGCGGGTACCCTGTTTTTGCCGATCAACGCGGGCCTTGGCGGTTTCTGGCCGCTGCTGATCCTGGCGTTGCTGGCGTTCCCGATGACCTTCTACGCGCACCGTGGCCTGACCCGCTTCGTGCTGTCCGGTCGTGAAGGTGCGGACATCACCGAAGTCGTGGAAGAGCATTTCGGCATCAAGGCCGGCGCGCTGATCACCTTGCTCTACTTCTTTGCGATCTTCCCGATCCTGCTGATCTACAGCGTGGCCCTGACCAACACCGTGGGCAGCTTCCTCGAGCATCAACTGCACATCATGCCGCCACCGCGCGCGGTGCTGTCGCTGGTGCTGATCCTCGGCCTGCTGGCCGTGGTGCGTTGCGGCGAGCAGATGATCGTCAAGGCCATGAGCCTGATGGTCTACCCGTTCATCGTCGCCTTGCTGTTCCTGGCGGTGTTCCTGATTCCGCACTGGAACGGCGGCATCCTGACCACCGCCAGCACGATGCCCGAGCCGTCTGCCTTGCTGCATACCCTA
This genomic interval from Pseudomonas putida contains the following:
- a CDS encoding TetR/AcrR family transcriptional regulator — encoded protein: MPRVSRKQADLNREIIVDAATRLFRERGLHGISVVDVMAAAGLTHGGFYGHFESKEALAKEASERAFKQVGERWKLRGDTGQDKASARQALIEPYLSAHSRDNPGESCPVVAFAGDMCHESADSGLREPFMAGLNRLLDAFGQLMDSDDPEEQRQQALVQYSLMVGALTLARATRGEALSDEILEAARRFLTNDAS
- a CDS encoding tautomerase family protein yields the protein MPLVRIEIKKQQDPTYAKRIGELVYAAMHSAIDVPKDDNFQILAEHDEHHFIFDPTYLGISRTDKLVIIQITMSEGRTVEKKKLLYKTIAESLNKELAVRLEDVFINLVEVKKENWSFGNGIAQYAL